In Aquimarina spinulae, a single window of DNA contains:
- a CDS encoding serine hydrolase domain-containing protein — protein sequence MKRLKKIIGITFLILFAGICIAFVLNYPKLTILTGYSAKHMNSSVFIANRTLEFTDLNDNNFAPVDLADDEVNLKNKTSIASVFGLKERKAIYREGLGSVLIDDDFDENTPVLIPHRTKIETGQPYPYGELEQKDTVFTTVDYDKVNRTVASIFDSNGEYIKKTRAVLVLYKDQIIAEKYIDGLDKDSKLLGWSMTKSVLSTVYGVLQKQGAINIHDKAPVSEWQNDKRKEITINNLLQMNCGLEWDEDYGSISDVTKMLYVDKDMTIAQIHKKAIYKPNEYWYYSSGVSNLLSGILRKQFKSYQEYLDYPYREFIDKIGMNSMLIETDMTGNYVGSSYAWATVRDWGKFGLLYMHKGNWNGEQIFEPSWVDYVTTPSPTSEGDYGGHFWLNEGGFYPDAPRDMFSANGFQGQRVFIIPSKDLVIVRFGLIGDAGVDFNTFLKDMVDSIE from the coding sequence ATGAAACGACTTAAAAAAATTATTGGGATTACATTTCTTATTCTATTTGCAGGAATTTGTATTGCATTTGTGCTGAATTACCCAAAACTTACAATTCTAACAGGATATTCTGCAAAGCATATGAATTCATCGGTTTTTATTGCAAATAGAACTTTAGAGTTTACAGATTTAAATGACAATAATTTTGCTCCGGTTGATCTGGCAGATGATGAGGTAAATTTGAAAAACAAAACATCTATTGCCTCTGTTTTTGGACTTAAAGAGAGAAAAGCGATTTATAGAGAAGGATTAGGGAGTGTTCTCATTGACGATGATTTTGATGAAAACACACCTGTTTTAATACCACATAGAACTAAAATAGAAACGGGACAGCCATATCCATATGGCGAATTAGAACAAAAAGACACAGTTTTTACTACAGTAGATTATGATAAGGTAAATAGAACTGTTGCTTCAATTTTTGATTCGAATGGGGAGTATATAAAGAAAACAAGAGCTGTTCTTGTACTTTATAAAGATCAGATTATTGCCGAGAAATATATAGATGGATTAGATAAAGATTCTAAGTTGCTGGGATGGTCTATGACCAAAAGTGTTCTCTCTACGGTTTACGGAGTGTTACAAAAACAAGGAGCTATTAACATACATGATAAAGCCCCGGTATCTGAATGGCAAAATGATAAAAGAAAAGAGATAACAATTAATAATCTGTTACAAATGAATTGTGGGTTAGAATGGGATGAGGATTATGGCTCTATTTCTGATGTTACAAAAATGTTATATGTAGATAAAGATATGACCATTGCCCAAATACATAAAAAAGCGATTTACAAACCCAATGAATACTGGTATTATTCTTCTGGTGTGTCTAATTTGTTATCTGGGATTTTGAGAAAACAATTCAAAAGCTACCAGGAGTATCTTGATTATCCATATCGAGAGTTTATTGATAAAATAGGAATGAATTCTATGCTTATAGAAACTGATATGACAGGTAATTATGTAGGCTCTTCTTATGCTTGGGCAACAGTAAGGGATTGGGGTAAATTTGGATTGTTATATATGCATAAAGGGAATTGGAACGGAGAGCAGATTTTTGAACCTTCATGGGTGGACTATGTGACTACACCAAGTCCTACATCTGAAGGAGATTATGGAGGGCATTTTTGGTTAAATGAAGGAGGGTTTTATCCAGATGCACCAAGGGATATGTTTTCTGCAAATGGATTTCAGGGACAACGTGTGTTTATTATTCCTTCTAAAGATTTGGTGATTGTACGATTTGGACTCATTGGAGATGCAGGAGTAGATTTTAATACGTTTTTAAAGGATATGGTTGATTCGATTGAGTGA
- the sufB gene encoding Fe-S cluster assembly protein SufB yields the protein MAYTEDDLKKELETKEYEYGFYTDIESDTFPVGLNEDIVRAISKKKEEPEWMTEWRLEAFRAWEQMEEPEWANVTYEKPDFQNISYYSAPNKKPKYNSIDEVDPELLDTFKRLGISLDEQKKLAGVAVDIVMDSVSVATTFKETLAEKGIIFCSISEAIQEHPELVKKYIGAVVPQKDNFYAALNSAVFSDGSFCYIPKGVRCPMELSTYFRINQAGTGQFERTLVVADQGSYVSYLEGCTAPSRDENQLHAAVVELIALDDAEIKYSTVQNWYPGNAEGKGGVYNFVTKRGICENNAKISWTQVETGSAITWKYPSCILKGDNSVGEFYSIAVTNNFQQADTGTKMIHLGKNTKSTIISKGISAGKSQNSYRGLVQISSRATNARNFSQCDSLLMGNECGAHTFPYIETKNKTAQIEHEATTSKIGEDQIFYCNQRGIDTEKAIALIVNGFSKEVLNKLPMEFAVEAQKLLEISLEGSVG from the coding sequence ATGGCGTATACTGAAGACGACTTAAAAAAAGAACTAGAGACCAAAGAATACGAGTATGGATTTTATACCGATATAGAATCTGATACTTTTCCTGTTGGTCTTAATGAAGATATTGTTCGTGCAATCTCTAAGAAAAAAGAAGAACCCGAATGGATGACAGAATGGAGGCTTGAAGCTTTTCGAGCATGGGAACAGATGGAAGAACCCGAATGGGCAAATGTTACTTATGAAAAGCCTGATTTTCAGAATATATCTTACTATTCTGCACCAAATAAAAAACCTAAATATAATAGTATTGATGAAGTAGATCCAGAATTACTCGATACTTTTAAAAGACTAGGGATTTCGTTAGACGAACAAAAGAAATTAGCAGGAGTAGCTGTAGATATAGTAATGGATTCTGTATCAGTAGCTACAACGTTTAAAGAAACCCTTGCAGAAAAAGGAATTATATTTTGCTCTATTTCTGAAGCTATTCAAGAACATCCAGAGTTAGTTAAAAAATATATCGGAGCTGTGGTTCCTCAAAAGGATAATTTTTATGCTGCTTTAAACTCTGCTGTTTTTAGCGATGGTTCGTTCTGTTATATCCCTAAAGGTGTTCGTTGTCCAATGGAACTATCTACCTATTTTAGAATCAATCAGGCAGGTACAGGTCAGTTCGAGCGAACTTTAGTAGTGGCAGACCAAGGAAGCTATGTAAGTTATCTAGAAGGATGTACTGCTCCTTCTCGTGATGAAAATCAGTTGCATGCCGCTGTTGTTGAATTAATAGCATTGGATGATGCAGAAATAAAATATTCTACAGTACAAAACTGGTATCCCGGAAATGCTGAAGGTAAAGGAGGGGTTTATAATTTTGTGACCAAAAGAGGAATTTGTGAAAACAACGCTAAAATTTCTTGGACACAAGTAGAAACAGGATCAGCAATTACCTGGAAATATCCTTCTTGTATCCTAAAAGGTGATAACTCTGTGGGAGAATTTTATTCTATTGCGGTAACCAATAATTTTCAGCAAGCAGATACTGGTACAAAAATGATACACTTGGGCAAAAACACCAAAAGTACTATCATTTCTAAGGGTATTTCTGCAGGGAAATCTCAAAATAGCTATCGAGGATTAGTGCAAATAAGTAGTAGAGCGACCAATGCACGTAATTTTTCACAATGTGATTCATTATTGATGGGCAATGAATGTGGCGCACATACGTTTCCTTATATAGAAACTAAAAACAAAACCGCTCAAATAGAACATGAAGCAACTACAAGTAAAATAGGAGAAGATCAAATTTTTTATTGTAACCAACGAGGAATCGATACAGAAAAAGCAATCGCTTTAATCGTTAATGGTTTTAGTAAAGAAGTATTGAATAAGCTACCTATGGAGTTTGCAGTAGAAGCTCAAAAACTTCTGGAGATTTCTTTAGAAGGTTCTGTAGGCTAA
- the sufD gene encoding Fe-S cluster assembly protein SufD: protein MELKDKLVSSFLAFENMVDVDAAVHDIRSQAIKTFEEKGFPTKKEEAWKYTSLNTVLKHDYSIFPKEENALDFKDIKKYFLHDLDTYKIVFIDGKYSSHLSETTHDKIDVCLMSSALSNEKYRLIIENYFNKVAPKDGLTSLNTAFSREGAYIYIPKNKLADKPIQIVHFSTGNEAAQMLQPRNLIVVGENSHVQIIERHQSLTDNPVLTNAVTEIFADKRAIVDYYKIQNDNQNASLIDNTYIEQHAQSVASVHTFAFGGNITRNNLNFYQKGEGIDSILNGITIIEGKQHVDHNTLVHHTAPNCESHQDYKGIFDEKSTGVFNGKIVVNKEAQKTNAFQSNNNILLSDKATINSKPQLEIFADDVKCSHGCTIGQLDDNALFYMKSRGIGEKEARALLMYAFANNVLSSVKIPQLKSRINKLIATKLGVNIGFDL, encoded by the coding sequence ATGGAGTTGAAAGATAAACTAGTATCTTCTTTTTTGGCCTTTGAAAACATGGTAGATGTAGATGCGGCTGTTCACGATATCAGAAGTCAAGCTATTAAAACTTTTGAAGAAAAAGGATTTCCTACCAAAAAAGAAGAAGCGTGGAAATATACCTCTCTAAATACTGTATTAAAACATGATTACAGTATTTTTCCAAAAGAAGAAAATGCTTTAGATTTTAAGGATATAAAAAAGTACTTCCTTCATGATTTAGATACGTATAAAATTGTATTTATTGATGGTAAGTATTCGTCTCATTTATCTGAAACGACTCATGATAAAATCGATGTATGTTTAATGTCATCAGCATTAAGCAATGAAAAATATCGATTAATCATTGAGAACTATTTTAACAAAGTAGCTCCTAAAGATGGGCTTACTTCTTTGAATACAGCTTTTTCTAGAGAAGGGGCTTATATTTATATTCCAAAAAATAAGCTAGCCGATAAGCCTATACAGATTGTACACTTTTCTACAGGAAATGAAGCTGCACAAATGTTACAGCCTCGTAACTTGATTGTCGTTGGAGAAAATTCTCATGTGCAAATCATTGAGCGCCATCAGAGTTTAACAGATAATCCTGTTCTTACAAATGCTGTAACTGAAATTTTTGCAGATAAAAGAGCAATTGTTGATTACTATAAAATTCAGAATGATAATCAAAATGCTTCTTTGATTGATAATACGTATATCGAACAGCATGCGCAAAGTGTAGCATCTGTACATACTTTTGCTTTTGGGGGAAATATCACCAGAAACAACCTTAATTTCTATCAAAAAGGTGAAGGAATCGACTCTATACTTAATGGTATAACAATTATTGAAGGAAAGCAGCATGTAGATCACAATACTCTGGTACATCATACAGCACCAAATTGTGAAAGCCATCAGGATTATAAAGGTATTTTTGATGAAAAATCTACAGGGGTTTTTAATGGAAAAATTGTTGTAAATAAAGAAGCGCAAAAAACAAATGCTTTTCAGTCTAATAACAACATCTTATTAAGTGATAAAGCAACCATCAATTCTAAGCCACAGTTAGAGATTTTTGCAGATGACGTAAAATGTTCACATGGTTGTACTATTGGGCAATTAGATGATAATGCGTTATTCTATATGAAATCCAGAGGTATCGGAGAAAAAGAAGCTAGAGCTTTATTAATGTATGCATTCGCAAACAATGTATTGTCTAGTGTAAAAATACCTCAGCTAAAAAGTAGAATTAATAAACTAATCGCTACGAAGCTTGGTGTAAACATTGGTTTTGATTTGTAA
- the sufC gene encoding Fe-S cluster assembly ATPase SufC: MLEIKDLHASVEGKEILKGLNLNVKAGEIHAIMGPNGAGKSTLASIVAGKEEYEVTKGGILLEGEDIEELAAEERAHKGVFLSFQYPVEIPGVTVTNFMKTAINETRKAQGLEEMPAKDMLKKIREKSELLEIDRKFLSRSLNEGFSGGEKKRNEIFQMAMMEPKLAILDETDSGLDIDALRIVANGVNKLKSEDNAIVVITHYQRLLDHIIPDFVHVLYDGKIVKSGTKELALELEEKGYDWIKEEINA, encoded by the coding sequence ATGTTAGAGATAAAGGATTTACACGCAAGTGTCGAAGGGAAAGAAATTTTAAAAGGTCTTAACCTAAATGTAAAAGCAGGAGAAATACACGCAATTATGGGTCCTAACGGTGCTGGAAAAAGTACATTGGCCAGTATTGTTGCAGGGAAAGAAGAATATGAAGTTACCAAGGGAGGAATCCTTTTGGAAGGAGAAGATATTGAAGAACTTGCAGCAGAAGAACGGGCTCATAAAGGAGTTTTTCTGTCGTTTCAATATCCAGTAGAAATTCCTGGCGTAACGGTAACTAATTTTATGAAAACCGCCATAAATGAAACACGAAAAGCACAAGGTCTTGAAGAAATGCCTGCCAAAGACATGCTTAAAAAAATTCGTGAAAAATCTGAATTATTAGAAATCGATCGCAAATTCCTATCCCGTTCTCTTAATGAAGGATTCTCGGGTGGTGAGAAAAAGCGTAATGAAATTTTTCAGATGGCAATGATGGAACCTAAATTGGCAATCCTTGACGAAACAGATTCTGGACTTGATATAGATGCTCTACGTATTGTAGCCAACGGAGTAAACAAACTGAAAAGCGAAGATAACGCTATTGTAGTAATTACTCACTATCAACGTTTGTTAGACCATATAATTCCAGATTTTGTACACGTATTATATGACGGTAAAATCGTAAAATCTGGTACCAAAGAATTAGCTTTAGAACTAGAAGAAAAAGGATACGATTGGATTAAAGAAGAAATAAACGCATAA